AATGGCTACAAACTTTTAAAAAATAGCTTACGATTTTCCAACAGATTAAAGCTTTTTTGTTTATGCTAAACAGAACCAAAAAAATTAATCTGAAGAAGTTTACGAAGTACAAATGATCTCATAGCGAAAGTGGTGATGCCTTAATATAAATCATTTTTTAATTCATTTGTATTACCAATGAATACCCTGCTCGAAAAAATATGAATATTAACCATTGGAAATGGATGTACTTCTcctgacaaaagaaacaaaggaatgCTTGTGCTTCAGTTTAACAAAATTTAACGCAACAACATGATATTTGTTAAATATTTATGTTGTTTTTTCCTACCATGATTAATGTATTCTATATTAAGGAAATAACTTCACTGAAGTTCAGAAATCCGCTCATACTCTTTAATCACGAGTATGATAATTTAAAACGAGATCAAAGTAATCTTATAATCCATAAAAAATTAAGTTACATCAAAATGCGCCAGCAATGATGACCGGAAAGTACAATCCGATTCTATAATACTTGATTTTGTAGCACTCTTCTATACAAACCAAAGGAGCGGGCGTACTCAAATTGGTTTTTAGATATATGATTACGGTTTTGCTATGTATCAGTTACctaagattttcttaagtctacgTCATTTACAAAAAAAATGCTTGAGTTACACTTTTCAGTTAAAAAAGTGTAATTACACTTTTCTGATAAAATGTGCAACACGAGGAGGCTTCGCTGGGTCTTCTTTGCGGCTTGAGGACGTCCGGGTCTTCGGCccgggcatggtggtggtggctgaCTTCATCCACCGAAGGCAGTCGGCCAGGCTGGCTGTGTTGGATTTTTTGATCCCACTTTCAGCGCCGGCAGCGAGACGGGGAGGCATAGTAGCCGGTGAAAACCGAGCCGACTCCGGtcatggcgggcgatggcggcgtctgcgccgttatcttgttgaaggcatcgtcAAGCAACTATCGCTAACCTACtcgttccggcggcgagatggaggagcttggaatccggcgatggtgtcgccggtggagggttggagtggccagcccaggatggtcgccgacgtgggggtccgacctgaataaatgcggcggtcctagggcctctcttgcgtgaagaggaggacctaccggaggcctggacttgtAATCTGGCCAGAGTGttcagttccggaaggctccgccgattAATGTAACAatgcttttgcctggagtttgttggatcggaggtattcggtcgtgcgcacccatgtttttattccgaccgattggttctggagggagtggtgcgaagctctttttctttgttgacatcaagtgactatggatccatgatgaaagtcggaagaagagaatttcatgaaggccggaggggaggactagctaagggaggtttaaGTCTCTGCGTTGTTGAGGGACtttcttggtgttccgggcttcacaacagcggtatgaaagtgggggcgacaacacaggtgaagtgcagagtcctacctttcagggtgaaaacccaaggtctggccttaattggttgtgcctggcaatgtccttggtggaggcattgttttgagagcggagactattttcagggtgaaaacctaagatctttgatcgagcGACGACGGTATTtgagcactgtttccttcttggagtcgcttttggagagtctgtaattcaggtgttgtcttagcggtggatgtattgctgttgttaggcccgagatactgtagcgggacttttgtttcttagttgtcttttcttgtttttggctgtgtgcatccgtagtgccattagggtggtgcgttgttgcagaggctgggtgtagttggtatcttcttgatattaatatattccctttatcaatAAAAGCTACAACCAGAAGACCGGGGACGAACTACTTGGCCTTCTAGAAGCGTCGAGCTCCAGCGATGGCCTCTAGCATGGAAGTTGAAGATGGGCCACCTTTTTGGCTGAAGATCACGGCGACAATCGTGGCCACCATGTgttgcggtcgaagaagaacatcAGCTCTAGGACGCCGCTCCATAGATCCGCCAAAGACAACAACACCTGGgagctcttcttcttctctaccACCACGGTGGCTTAAAGGAGGGACCAAGGCAACGCCACCTAGATCCAAAGAGCAGCAAAAGAGCTTTATTGaggggggagggggagagggggTTGTAGACTTGTGGGAGCTTTGTCACCGCCCGCCTCCGGCTCCCTCCGTCGGAGCTCCATCGGAGCTCCACGAGCAGCAGCAATGCCACCACAAGCCACACGGAGCAGCTCAAACTCCACCACCGCCAGACCCCCAAGAGCATTACGCCATACTCCACATGGGTAATGCTAAAAACTAGAGTATATCTAGCCCTAAATCTACCCCGGCGCGTCTCCTTGACCAACTTTGGCTGGCTATTCAAGCGGAGAAGGCCTTGGATCGGCCCGGTCGGCTGTGGAGAACTCCCAAGCTACTGTAGCGGCTTGAGAGAGAGTAGGGGGAGAAGTGAGTGGTGTCTCACAACAGCACataccttagagcatctccactcgtctcccccagAAGCCCCCCACGaccactttttttcatccggacggcgaaaaacggctCAGTCAGGCCCCCTgttcctcgttttggtccggatttgagcctattttcgtccggactccccatgccatcctcggtttcccgggggtctcccggggactccggatggagcaaaaacaatcgcccacgcccacgtgtctcctctttcgtccggactccccgggccatcctctttttccccgagaaacgccgcttggggagcacgcGACTGAAAATATACTGCCCCCCAGGCCaaattttcgtccaatccggacgaaaatttcaccGGATTTAGGGCGTGAAGagagccaacgagtggggatgctcttaacgGACAGTGCCATGTTTGTGGAAGCTATACCAATGTACCGACTCCCTTCTTGCAAGAGAAGCTAATGTGCAGTAACCTGAATAAGATATACAGACGACAACCACAACCTGTTTATCATACAGAGAAAGGACAATGACTGGAGGATAGGCATGACAGGTTACTGACTTGTAACAGCGTACGTATCATCAACCCACTAGCTGCAACTTTCAGTTTAAGTTTGCCTCTTCGGCCTGTTTGCCAGCATGCAAGATATTCTCCATGAGAACATGCTCACACAGGCCGAAATACATCATGCCGGTGATCTGAAGAGGAGATCAAGGGCAATTCTTGAAACATGCACTGCAAAGATGGGAGCCCCCTACAGTTGAAAGCCAAGAAGTTTTTGGTTTACGACAAAACTATCTTACACATCGGGATGCACTGCTTTAAACCACACAGATACACCACTATAATAATAACACACCTAGCGAGGCGTCACTGAGGAAGAGGCTTACAAAGGCCCCTAGTTTGCACGGTTGCGCCACAAACAGGGAAGCGGAAATTAGAAGACGACGTCGGAGGCCGAGATACCCCACAGCTCACCAGGAGTGCCCTTCACCAAGTCTTTACCGCATAAAATAGCCTGGATCAAGCTTTTAGGAAACGAAACCAGCAAGATCCCCACACACCTGTTTATGGCATGTTCATCCACTTCATCGTCTTTTACCATGCCCAGCTTCCTAAGCAATATAGCACGTGCCCCCTGATCCGAGATGGGACGTTTTATTTTGATGTTGGAAGGTAGCCGGAAACGCGGAAGGCGCTTAACCTTTGCAATCTTATGTGCCAACCCCCCGACTTCCTGGGGCACACTTAACAATGGCGCCGGCGGAGGCAGGGCATCGTCTGCCAACCCTGAATGATCTTTCTCAAGCTGTGAAGGTGTACCTTTATGCGTAGACAAAAGCGGTACTTCGATAGACGGAAAGGTCGGGATCGCTGGAGTCTCTCCAGTTATCTCTAGTGGCTCGCTCGCCGATGGCAATGTTGTTTTCTCTAACACTGCAGCAGGTGATGGAGGTGGCTGACGGCTAGGGACCTGCAGCCCTACAGTACAAGGGTGCTCCTCAACACATTCCACGTTCCCAGCAATTGAGGATGCTTCCAAATCAGGACGGGACTTCAGAACTCTAAGCCTAGCCATAACAGCATCATCAACCTCATCTGCTATGTCCATGCTTGCATTTAGCTGCTGTTTGCTGCTTTCCAGACCCAAAGAGAGTATATTATCAGCACGAGACTTCAAAATTTGTAGCCTCGCTAAAAGACAATCTCCAACTGAAGATGATGCCTTGCTTTCTTTTTGCTGCTCCTCACACTTGTTATCACCCAATGACCTTAAATTCCGCTCTAGCACTTCCAAGCGAGTACACACTTCAGCACCTGCATCATCAATCTCACCTGACATATTTGTGCCTGCATCTCTCTGTTGCTTGCTGCTTTCCAGACCCAAGCAGGTTACATTATCAGCACAGGACTTCAAAATCCGTAACCTTGCCAAAACAGCATCATCAACTGCATATGATCCATCACTCTCTCTTTGTTGCTCCTCATACTTGTTCTCACCCAAAGAGCTTAAAGTGTCAAGGCGGGACTCTAGAACTTCCAGTCGAGCAAACATTCCATCCACTGTGTCATCAACCTCATTCACGATGCTCTTTTTTGTAGCGATAATGGACCTTGGAGACAATATAGGAGGTGGCAGTGGCGCAGGACCAGGACAGGCACTGCTTGCTTCGGCATGACTATATGGTTTGCCACCACATACAGGTAATCCGGGGGCCTTATCACCTTCTGGTGGGTCAATAGGAATTGCATTGACCAAAATAAGTTACGTATGTAAGTAAGGATATTAAAGCATGTAGAGAATCTCGAAAAAATATCCAAAAACAGTAAACCACAATCACATCTTGGTACCTGTTTCTGTGTTGTGGCCTTTGTTTGCTGCAAGCTTCATACGGGTAATCTGAAGCTCATATTTGAGTTTACACACTGAAGCTTCTGCTTCAATCCACAATTTTTTGTAGATTGACACTTGAGAAACTTCAGAATCATCAAGCATCTTATCTTCTGGGAGCTTAGGAAAAGTCTGAAGGCAAGAGTACAACATAAGGTGCATGCACTGGGCAAAAGGTAGCATTGGTTCGAATTAAAAATCAGTGGCATGTCCCAAATAGTACATGCACTGAACGGAACAGAATTTTGGTATCATATTCAAATAGTGACCGAAGTTACCTGTGAAAAATAGGCATTAAATTCTGAATCCGTGTTCGTTGACACCGAGTGTTCAGGGATTGCCACtgagaaattattcctcaagcaaCTCAGTTGACTGgagtttctcaaacaatcatcgcCTTTTAATGTAGCCTTGTACAAGACAGAAAAAGAAAGCAATGAGTAAAAACTAACCAAAAAACAATCCTTATCCGTATTTAAAGTCTAAAAAGCAAGATTTCTTTCGCACGCCACAAAAGGGAACTAGCAAAAGAGTTAAAGATGTCCATTTCTTGATTCATATCCGAAAACTTGTAATTTTACTCAAAGGGGGTGAATTCTTATTGTTGCAACCAAACAGAGAAATGTGTGAATAAAAGAAGATTGCAAAGGTCCCGTATCATACTTATATATAAAGCTGGATGGACTTCCATATAATAACACTGTATCAGGTCAAAGAAGTAAAATTAACATGTTTTCCATAGAATATGAATCATATACGCACATAACAAGCACTGGTTACGTTGGGAGATGGACATCTAACAACTTTCATAATTTGCATCAGTTCAAAATCAGTATTCTGAATTCTCACTGAGTTCGAAGTACGACATGTCAAGTTCTCCAATTACATTATGGTTTTCATAAAATATAATTTACGACAGTAGTCTGGACAAACATATAGTGTTGTGTGACATTTAGTATGGACGTTTTGGTTGTCTTATTTCTGAGTTCATTTTCCTGTTTGGGGAAGCTATGTTGCAGGTATAGTGTTTTAGACTGCAAAACTGGATATACTCCTATTGTACTTAGTTTGGTAAGCTCTTTTAATCTGGCAGTTTTTCTGGTCTATGGTCTATTAAATTATGATATGAGTTAAATATGTGGCATAAAAGCATTTGCAAAGCATACCTTGCCTCCTTTGGAACTAACAGCTTTCAGATTCCGAATAATTGATTTCAGATtttctttttcatattcatgtaatGAAGAACCATCATTGCAAGTAGATAGAAGAACTGCTGACAAATTGTGCATTAGCTCTAGAAATATTGCTCGATTCCTAGAGCTGGAGTCAGACATCTGCAACATGTTCCGCTCAGCATCTGGATGGCAGTGAGAGTGTTCTTGACCTTCTTCTGCAAGTGTTTGAGTGTCTGCAGTTTTTTCTGCCTCTGCTGCTTGAGAAGAATTATTTCCAAGTACCCCTTCACTTGTCAGACTCTTAACAGGAACCGCAGGAGCACCACTGATGAGACTTGATGCAGAGCCTGAAGGATCCTGATTTGGAACAGGTCGCGGATAAAAACATCCTACACTTTCAGAACCAATACCATCGAGTAATATCCACGCGAAGGCACTCTGTTGCTGACAGCGAGA
This Lolium perenne isolate Kyuss_39 chromosome 1, Kyuss_2.0, whole genome shotgun sequence DNA region includes the following protein-coding sequences:
- the LOC127307310 gene encoding uncharacterized protein; translation: MLTYPGDPRCNPPQHGPLSSLSTSAAPFTVAGSHPAGPTFPNPSFAVPAAPSLNAAGEWGDPSLMEARARFMAPGAAAAGSLGYTGQVFDSAPYGIYSEYHFGNFVDPQPLRSENSELISEKRPGTCGETSEALSNGFGLSSRCQQQSAFAWILLDGIGSESVGCFYPRPVPNQDPSGSASSLISGAPAVPVKSLTSEGVLGNNSSQAAEAEKTADTQTLAEEGQEHSHCHPDAERNMLQMSDSSSRNRAIFLELMHNLSAVLLSTCNDGSSLHEYEKENLKSIIRNLKAVSSKGGKATLKGDDCLRNSSQLSCLRNNFSVAIPEHSVSTNTDSEFNAYFSQTFPKLPEDKMLDDSEVSQVSIYKKLWIEAEASVCKLKYELQITRMKLAANKGHNTETEGDKAPGLPVCGGKPYSHAEASSACPGPAPLPPPILSPRSIIATKKSIVNEVDDTVDGMFARLEVLESRLDTLSSLGENKYEEQQRESDGSYAVDDAVLARLRILKSCADNVTCLGLESSKQQRDAGTNMSGEIDDAGAEVCTRLEVLERNLRSLGDNKCEEQQKESKASSSVGDCLLARLQILKSRADNILSLGLESSKQQLNASMDIADEVDDAVMARLRVLKSRPDLEASSIAGNVECVEEHPCTVGLQVPSRQPPPSPAAVLEKTTLPSASEPLEITGETPAIPTFPSIEVPLLSTHKGTPSQLEKDHSGLADDALPPPAPLLSVPQEVGGLAHKIAKVKRLPRFRLPSNIKIKRPISDQGARAILLRKLGMVKDDEVDEHAINRCVGILLVSFPKSLIQAILCGKDLVKGTPGELWGISASDVVF